Within Vannielia litorea, the genomic segment ACGGTGATGACGCGGGCGCCGGTGCCGTCGAGCGCGGTTTGCAGCTCGGAGAGGGCGGGCATCTCCTTGCGGCAGGGCGCGCACCAGGTCGCCCAGAAGTTGACCACGGTGACGGTGCCCTCGAACTCGGCCAGCGTCACCGCACCATCGGGGCCGGTGATGCTTTCGCCCGGCACGTCGCGGGGTTCGGCGTGGAGGGCCAGTTTTTTCATGCTGCCGTCGCGGAGCGCCTCGATGGCGGCGAGATCGCCCGCGTTTGCAGAGGTGGCCAGCGCCGTGTAGAGAACCGCGGCAATCAGTCTTCTCATTTTCAACTCCTTCAGGCCCCGACATGACAGAGACCCAGAACAAAGCCGCCAATGCCATGTGGGGCGGGCGGTTCTCCGCCGGTGTGGACGCGATCATGGAGGCGATCAATGCCTCGATCGGGTTCGATCAGCGTATGGCGCAGCAGGACATCGCGGGGTCGCGCGCCCATGCCGCCATGCTGGCCGAGGCCGGCATCATCTCGGATAGCGATGCCGAGGCGATCCGGGAAGGGCTGCTCACGGTGTTGTCAGAGATCGAAGGCGGAACGTTTCAGTTTTCGGCGGCGCTGGAGGACATTCACATGAATGTCGAGGCGCGGCTGGTGGAGCTGATCGGCGAGCCGGGCAAGCGGTTGCACACCGGGCGGTCGCGCAATGACCAGGTGGCGACGGACTTCCGGCTCTGGGTGCGCGACCAGTGCGATGCGGCGGTGCCGGCGATCCGGGCGGTGCAGAAGGCGCTGCTGAGCCAGGCCGAGCGGGGCGCGGACTGGGTGATGCCGGGCTACACCCATTTGCAGGTGGCCCAGCCGGTGACATGGGGCCACCACATGCTCGCCTATGTCGAGATGCTGGGGCGCGATGTGAGCCGGTTTCAGGATGCGCGGGCGCGGATGAACGAGTCGCCGCTGGGCGCGGCCGCGCTGGCGGGCACGAGCTTTCCCATCGACCGGGAGGCAACGGCGAAGGCGCTGGGCTTCGACCGGCCGATGGCCAACAGCCTCGACGCGGTGGCGGACCGGGACTTTGCGCTGGAGTTTCTCGGCGCGGCGAGCATCTGCGCGATGCACCTGAGCCGCTTGGCGGAGGAGCTGGTGATCTGGTCTTCGGCGCAGTTCCGCTTTGTCACGATGAGCGACACCTGGTCCACCGGCTCGTCGATCATGCCGCAAAAGAAGAACCCCGATGCCGCCGAGCTGATCCGCGGCAAGATCGGGAGGATCCTCGGGGCCAACCTCGGGCTGCTGACGGTGATGAAGGGCCTGCCGCTGACCTATTCGAAGGACATGCAGGAGGACAAGGAGGGCGTGTTCGACGCCGCCGACACGCTGATGCTGGCGCTGGCCGCGATGGCGGGGATGGTGGAGACCATGAGCCCCAACCGCGAGAAGCTGGCCGAGGCGGCGGGCACCGGATTTTCGACCGCGACCGACCTTGCCGACTGGTGCGTGCGGGTGCTGAACCTGCCGTTCCGCGACGCGCATCACGTGACCGGCGCGCTGGTGGCACTGGCCGAAAAGACCGGGCGCGACCTGCCGGAGCTGACGCTGGAAGAGATGAGATCGGTGAAGCCCGAGATCACCGAGGATGTCTTCACGGTGTTGTCGGTGGACAATTCGGTGGCATCGCGCACATCCTACGGCGGAACGGCGCCGGCCAACGTGCGGGCGCAGATTGCCCGCTGGAAGGAAGCCCTGACGTGAGACTTGCCCTTGGCCTTGCTGCCCTGCTGACGCTCGCCGGCTGCGGTATCGACGGAGAGCCGGAGCCGCCTGTGGAGCCGGGTGTGCACATCAGCGGCACGGTGAAGGTGGGTATCGTCGGGGGCAGCGGATGAGCCGCCTGCTGGCCGCTGTCGCACTCGGAGCGCTGGCCGCCTGCGATGGCGGGTTGAAGGTGGGCGTGGACCTGCCGACCAAGGTGCAGGCCGGGGTGGCCGGGTCGAGCGACGGCGAGACCCAGCTGATCCAGCGAGTGACGGACAACGAGCCCTACATCCTGATCGGAGCCGACGAGAATGACCGCACGCTCGCCTTTTGAGCTGGCGCTTCTGGGCGTGGCCCTTGTCTTGCTGTCGGCATGCGAGGCCAGCACCAACGAGCCGCCCTACCCGCCGGGCATCCACTTTACCGGCAAGGCGCAGATGGGCGTGGCCAAGGATGCCGATGGCAATATCCGCATGGTGACGCGGATCACCGACTGACCTCCAGCGCCGTGGCGGGCCCGGGCTGGCGGCCTTTCTCACCGATTGAACTGAGCGCCGCAGGGCAGTAGGAACGCGCGGAACGAGCGAGGGCGCGATGGACCATTTTCTCTACCGTGACGGCGTGTTGCATGCCGAGGATGTTGCCATCCCGGCGATTGCGGCGGAGGTGGGCACGCCCTTCTACGTCTATTCCACGGCCACGCTGACGCGGCACTACAAGCTCTTCGAGGAGGCGCTCGAGGGGGTGCCGCATTGTATCTGCTTTGCCATGAAGAGCCTCGCCAACCAGGCGGTGCTCACGCTCCTGGGCAAGCTGGGCGCGGGGATGGACGTGGTTTCGGGCGGCGAATACGCCCGCGCGATCGCGGCGGGTATCCCCGGCGAGCGGATCGTGTTCTC encodes:
- a CDS encoding TlpA family protein disulfide reductase translates to MRRLIAAVLYTALATSANAGDLAAIEALRDGSMKKLALHAEPRDVPGESITGPDGAVTLAEFEGTVTVVNFWATWCAPCRKEMPALSELQTALDGTGARVITVATGRNPEGAIDRFLSEIGVTNLPVYLDPKQKLARNMGILGLPVTVILDAEGREVARLTGDAEWNSDSARAIIAALVEEGA
- the argH gene encoding argininosuccinate lyase; protein product: MTETQNKAANAMWGGRFSAGVDAIMEAINASIGFDQRMAQQDIAGSRAHAAMLAEAGIISDSDAEAIREGLLTVLSEIEGGTFQFSAALEDIHMNVEARLVELIGEPGKRLHTGRSRNDQVATDFRLWVRDQCDAAVPAIRAVQKALLSQAERGADWVMPGYTHLQVAQPVTWGHHMLAYVEMLGRDVSRFQDARARMNESPLGAAALAGTSFPIDREATAKALGFDRPMANSLDAVADRDFALEFLGAASICAMHLSRLAEELVIWSSAQFRFVTMSDTWSTGSSIMPQKKNPDAAELIRGKIGRILGANLGLLTVMKGLPLTYSKDMQEDKEGVFDAADTLMLALAAMAGMVETMSPNREKLAEAAGTGFSTATDLADWCVRVLNLPFRDAHHVTGALVALAEKTGRDLPELTLEEMRSVKPEITEDVFTVLSVDNSVASRTSYGGTAPANVRAQIARWKEALT
- a CDS encoding argininosuccinate lyase is translated as MRLALGLAALLTLAGCGIDGEPEPPVEPGVHISGTVKVGIVGGSG